Proteins encoded by one window of Cannabis sativa cultivar Pink pepper isolate KNU-18-1 chromosome 4, ASM2916894v1, whole genome shotgun sequence:
- the LOC115712685 gene encoding uncharacterized protein LOC115712685, whose translation MAGIAIALDLLRKNPSLYTAHSSGFISATAAASAAAASVAAGTPYAYKALFGNFRIPIVQCDAGAEFSNDYATSFKTASENFFQNDALRYSTKEYKIQLKPLFSAFELRTLAMTSLRSLLMFYLPLLEPRTNLDADDDDFLQESQEEQPVDYVAPLKKSVIQICRETTIVTTRRILERMAVHHVSQRMAWKLLKDVPKSATRKASRGMPAYVFFFRVGKTTFRGHLLGVAASWTVQVVIEFYRFITRLLNLKEEGDEVEPAEQVKLLGKKLSSTTIKCGSSLVFASIGAGIGAVLFRPSAGQWIGCAAGDLVGPIIVSTCLGKAFSIEI comes from the exons ATGGCGGGAATAGCTATAGCCTTGGATCTGTTGAGGAAAAACCCAAGTTTATATACAGCTCACTCTTCTGGATTTATTTCGGCCACGGCTGCTGCCTCTGCTGCCGCCGCCTCTGTGGCTGCGGGAACACCTTATGCCTACAAAGCTTTGTTTGG TAATTTCAGGATACCAATTGTTCAATGTGATGCTGGTGCAGAGTTTTCTAATGATTACGCAACTAGTTTCAAAACTGCTTCTGAAAATTTCTTTCAGAATGATGCTCTTAGATACAGTACCAAGGAGTACAAAATTCAGTTAAAGCCTCTATTTTCGGCTTTTGAGCTTAGGACACTAGCGATGACCTCCTTAAGGTCTTTATTAATGTTCTATTTACCACTTTTGGAGCCTCGTACGAATTTGGATGCGGATGATGATGACTTCCTGCAGGAATCTCAGGAAGAACAGCCTGTAGACTATGTTGCTCCCTTAAAAAAATCAGTAATACAAATCTGTCGTGAG ACTACTATTGTCACAACTAGACGAATTTTGGAAAGAATGGCTGTCCATCATGTTTCCCAGCGAATGGCATGGAAACTCTTAAAAG ATGTTCCAAAATCAGCCACACGCAAGGCCAGCAGAGGAATGCCTGCTTATGTTTTCTTTTTCAGAGTTGGCAAAACAACTTTCAGAg GGCATCTTCTAGGAGTTGCAGCATCATGGACTGTTCAAGTTGTCATTGAGTTTTACCGATTTATCACTCGCTTGCTGAATTTGAAAGAAGAGGGTGATGAAGTCGAGCCAGCAGAACAAGTTAAACTTCTTGGAAAGAAGCTTTCTTCTACTACAATCAAATGCGGTTCATCACTAGTTTTTGCTTCTATTGGAGCTGGAATTGGTGCAGTTTTATTTCGCCCTTCAGCTGGTCAATGGATAG
- the LOC115715069 gene encoding F-box/LRR-repeat protein 17 — MHQYRSRQPHFPAAGESVAAYTPSLSEQKRGKKRGSYSCGRCGLPKKGHSCHVSSGGGGGGGDTTPTESTGDVSAEYSLSTNRHPPPPRQPYSQLRRALSFDDVDNGGGGGGGDGGGRFEQAESDDDEFVDPMMEMDADLVSGGLPVSCLWEVLRRLPPAGLLSAAKVCKGWREMTKKLWKAAEVLKLRVPSRAQVGLVGSMLHKCPGLVNLSLRMESDLDATMLACVAFSCPNLEYMEISTSDAAVNRITGDELGRFIADRRMLKSLKVEGCSNLGGFVLSSPCLTTLWLSDLCSLSKMVFNCPSLKEISLEFSRQENDNTDLISMAESLGRGCPRLQNIHIASIRLSHPVVLALTAAHLRGLRMLSLVLGSEITDASVAAIAESYPNLELLDLSGSGISDNGIGMICNVFPDTLTRFLVALCPNITSSGIQFATAQLPFLELMDCGMVICDPNSSDPTTDENSDCEVQKTCNATVSHIYQNLIIKHSRLKKLSLWGCSGLNALYLNCPELIDLNLNSCTNLQPEKLSLQCPKLECVHATGCKTLLVGTVQTQVNNRTETFGNVILSKRFGDGSKRIRVPLFLNAQSYDDDSKRRRVERRKCNVIVS, encoded by the exons aTGCACCAATATCGCAGCCGCCAGCCCCATTTTCCGGCAGCCGGAGAATCCGTCGCCGCCTACACACCATCCTTGAGCGAGCAGAAGCGTGGAAAGAAGCGAGGGAGTTACAGCTGTGGCCGTTGTGGTCTTCCAAAGAAAGGTCACTCCTGCCACGTCAGCAGCGGCGGAGGTGGAGGAGGAGGCGATACTACGCCTACTGAATCTACCGGCGATGTATCTGCCGAGTACTCTCTCTCTACTAATAGACATCCGCCGCCGCCACGTCAGCCCTACTCCCAACTACGTAGAGCGTTGTCGTTTGATGATGTTGATAATGGTGGTGGCGGCGGCGGCGGCGACGGTGGTGGTCGGTTTGAGCAAGCGGAGAGCGATGATGATGAGTTTGTTGATCCGATGATGGAGATGGATGCTGATCTGGTTTCTGGTGGCTTACCGGTGAGTTGCTTGTGGGAGGTGCTGAGAAGGTTGCCGCCGGCGGGGTTGCTTTCGGCGGCGAAGGTTTGTAAGGGTTGGAGAGAGATGACTAAGAAGTTATGGAAGGCGGCGGAAGTTTTGAAACTTAGGGTTCCGTCGAGAGCTCAGGTTGGATTGGTTGGATCAATGTTGCACAAGTGCCCTGGGCTTGTCAATCTCTCTTTGAGAATGGAAAG TGATCTGGATGCGACGATGCTGGCCTGTGTTGCATTTTCATGCCCAAATCTTGAATACATGGAGATCTCTACTTCTGATGCTGCCGTCAATCGTATCACTGG TGATGAGTTAGGCCGTTTTATTGCTGATCGACGAATGCTGAAAAGTCTTAAGGTTGAGGGGTGTTCCAATCTTGGTGGTTTTGTTCTTAGTTCACCATGTCTTACTACTCTTTGGCTTTCAGATCTTTGCTCTCTGTCTAAGATG GTTTTTAATTGTCCAAGTCTTAAAGAGATTTCTTTGGAATTTTCTCGCCAAGAAAATGATAATACCGACCTTATTAGCATGGCTGAATCTCTGGGAAGGGGTTGTCCAAGGTTGCAAAACATTCACATTGCTTCTATCCGGTTATCTCATCCAGTCGTACTTGCCCTTACAGCCGCCCACTTAAG GGGCTTAAGAATGCTTTCTCTTGTTCTTGGTTCTGAAATCACTGATGCTTCAGTTGCTGCCATTGCTGAAAGTTACCCAAATTTAGAGCTGCTTGATCTTAGTGG GTCTGGTATCAGTGATAATGGGATTGGAATGATCTGCAATGTGTTCCCAGACACTCTTACGAGGTTCCTTGTCGCTCTTTGTCCAAACATTACTTCAA GTGGTATTCAATTTGCCACAGCACAGTTGCCCTTCCTCGAACTCATGGACTGTGGCATGGTCATATGTGATCCCAACTCTTCAGATCCTACAACAGATGAAAATAGTGATTGTGAAGTGCAGAAAACATGCAATGCCACAGTCTCACATATTTACCAGAATCTGATCATTAAACATAGCCGTTTAAAAAAACTAAGCTTGTGGGGTTGTTCTGGCTTGAAC GCTTTGTATCTAAACTGTCCAGAACTCATTGATCTGAATCTGAACTCTTGTACAAATTTGCAGCCAG AGAAATTGTCACTTCAGTGCCCCAAATTAGAATGTGTGCATGCAACTGGTTGCAAGACTTTGCTAGTTGGAACTGTTCAGACTCAG gTAAATAACCGTACTGAAACATTTGGAAATGTTATACTGTCCAAACGATTTGGTGATGGCTCAAAGAGGATTCGGGTTCCTCTCTTTCTCAATGCacag TCATATGATGATGATTCAAAGCGAAGAAGGGTTGAAAGGCGAAAATGCAATGTTATTGTAAGCTAA
- the LOC115714894 gene encoding NADH dehydrogenase [ubiquinone] 1 alpha subcomplex subunit 2, translating into MAWRGQLSKNLKELRVLFCQSSPASSATRAFVEKNYQDLKALNPKLPFLIRECRGVEPQLWARYDMGVERGVRLEGLSEPQILKALEDLAKAGAATTKA; encoded by the exons atggcaTGGAGAGGACAATTATCAAAGAatttgaaggagcttagggttCTGTTCTGCCAATCGTCCCCTGCGAGCTCTGCCACCAG AGCATTTGTAGAGAAAAACTACCAGGATTTGAAAGCATTGAACCCCAAGCTTCCATTCTTGATCCGGGAGTGCAGGGGAGTTGAACCCCAATTATGGGCAAGATATG ACATGGGTGTAGAGAGGGGTGTGCGTTTAGAAGGTCTAAGCGAGCCACAGATCTTAAAGGCACTTGAAGACCTTGCGAAAGCAGGGGCAGCTACGACTAAAGCTTGA